From Pyrenophora tritici-repentis strain M4 chromosome 1, whole genome shotgun sequence, the proteins below share one genomic window:
- a CDS encoding Sec7-N domain containing protein, translating to MTAQILAAELGNLIQDAKRKNTELRNAAEIALKDLKSLSNTSEAQLSADHDIQLKILQALPSLLQNYPAEIRGEPLSAVLQICSGLQNAKNFAVSNTAAATLQQLVIVVFDRVTSEDEKALEIPSVTEVKGDNDKISVRPAANDAYKMFTDLISLVVGEKPVHMRFSPLPPSSTLELIEAILSNHNEIMTKHPEQVYIMRNQLMPLIIRSLSDRLSFAVTVRIIRILHLIIRYHLDTLPSECEIALGLLNHMLDPEASQAWKRALCLEVFRSIYADSRLLLAIYALFDAKSEKKNIFGDNLAAFVRLATEKPAIIGLGQQSTAATGFEEGRTAMSDYAVAEAGALAGVIGGAASDNGNNARQFGISTQWSSLKTPCIEHLDKTDAPALPDTYIYSLVLTCITNISESLAKFVLPLTVHHEKRNQRKRTEDLNEPEAATATLDQATSRLSRTQSFRKKSIPVNPLDLVDHPAHAYVLTSTSLVTECWPAVLATCSTFLNATLDTDYYRALVRAIQKFTQVAGLLRLSTPRDAFLTTMGKAAVPSNLLLANVSSMASSAGEKTSVFSNAKGMLSVDSFVSQATSMSTEKNRHPSYDALVPALGPRNLLCIRALLNLAIALGPTLQSAWSIIFETLQVADLVMALSSQASGRASAPGSRMDADANAEKLEAETSAVQSAARRLFESTVDFPNESFCEVLQALCSLLNGAPSSESGSRTPTTSGRPQILHQRRLGSVSGISTNSDSNARDSAFALNKIGELATLNEARLSQYDPAESGWDILVREVIHFSTDDQKGTPTRLLAADILARTVKDIAEISMSDENREDIQARILAALQKQIADVHHNNRHGEDTVSETDIRVHQIALEALKSVIEQCGESLVAGWTSVIGSLISVFAPPLPFVQEKPGDIEPSEATKHSNTKQDVISRSLARSAFATTNLICSDFMTAVPDACLSTLLELLRRFCSQREDLNMSLTAITFFWNVSDYIQSRTDLSSLPRVLDEAVDQNAIRIAVSMQSQQGDTSALWLQVLLNLSSITIDERVEVRNSAIQTIQRIFENCSDQLSSNAWLLCLRTILFGMVEANLNVQRDIRSQPPRKGLRKDWGETTKVVLQTVGVLNTTYMEKLEVSQLGDAWSELLDLLQRYFVYRSHTLGASVFTTITGVLSHTESSHVWSTEPLLKTAMVWKSYFTSPDAWRDTDKEDNQDAFVAYAEAFKAIYRLADRPLVQDLPSMLANLEACIVNSDEVAYSSDLDSMTTLQSRVMECLSMVKTQDTEIPPYLIRLLGRFITLPYTSVEDFPDKRSPTFVALSKASMTLLQEITVKHVNDENIYSSNAMSFALMSLARPIQEKYSWQREGRAPTLWQKATRTAIAIMIPTLPLIRSHKETWATIVEIAQYMTRAHFPRDVPASLEKDEQFDVDSFTQLRDLITLPLGSGLLPDIFRRTYTRNLFSTSLAHSPLPGELIDVSSSPLDELYNIRLGQTAELECSSRPSMGFTCLSELFRLVAVQDSSAERVKLAQAAAPYLILRCALPLKTYIADHPLRGRMPAPESQRRELLFVLSELEKLESEPQAIPDAPGVRSKHRRHLHRLYPLIVKATRVARRDAEVLEQLARLTDLVGDEFGLEND from the exons ATGACGGCACAAATCTTGGCGGCTGAATTAGGCAACCTCATCCAGGACGCAAAGCGCAAGAACACCGAGCTTCGGAATGCTGCAGAGATAGCCTTGAAGGACTTGAAGTCGCTCTCTAATACCTCCGAGGCCCAACTCTCAGCCG accatgatattCAGTTGAAGATACTGCAAGCACTACCCTCTCTACTCCAAAACTACCCTGCCGAAATACGCGGCGAGCCACTTTCTGCCGTTCTGCAGATATGCTCAGGTCTTCAGAATGCAAAGAACTTCGCTGTCAGTAACACGGCGGCAGCGACATTGCAGCAGCTTGTCATCGTTGTCTTCGATAGAGTCACATCTGAAGATG AGAAAGCACTGGAAATTCCCAGTGTAACTGAGGTGAAAGGCGACAACGATAAAATATCCGTTAGACCAGCAGCGAATGATGCTTACAAG ATGTTCACCGACCTCATCTCTCTCGTTGTAGGAGAAAAGCCGGTCCATATGCGATTTTCTCCGCTGCCACCGTCTTCGACGCTGGAACTTATCGAAGCGATATTGTCGAACCACAACGAGATCATGACAAAGCATCCCGAGCAGGTCTATATCATGCGTAACCAACTGATGCCATTGATCATCCGATCACTGTCGGATCGTCTATCATTTGCCGTAACTGTACGCATCATCAGAATACTACATCTGATCATTCGATACCACCTCGATACTCTTCCTTCGGAATGCGAGATTGCACTTGGTCTCCTAAATCACATGCTTGATCCTGAGGCTTCACAGGCGTGGAAACGGGCCCTTTGCCTAGAGGTATTTCGCAGTATCTATGCCGATTCTCGACTTCTTTTGGCCATCTATGCCCTCTTTGACGCAAAAAGCGAGAAGAAAAACATCTTTGGGGATAATTTGGCAGCCTTTGTTCGTCTTGCAACCGAGAAACCTGCTATTATTGGCCTTGGCCAACAATCAACAGCTGCCACTGGTTTCGAAGAAGGTAGAACCGCTATGTCGGATTACGCAGTTGCCGAGGCGGGAGCTCTAGCTGGTGTCATAGGCGGTGCGGCAAGCGACAACGGCAACAATGCTCGTCAATTTGGGATCAGTACGCAGTGGAGTTCGCTGAAAACTCCATGCATTGAACATCTTGACAAGACTGACGCTCCTGCCCTGCCCGACACTTATATCTATAGTCTGGTATTGACATGCATCACCAATATCTCCGAGAGTCTGGCAAAATTCGTGCTCCCCTTGACAGTACATCACGAGAAACGCAACCAGAGGAAAAGGACCGAAGATTTGAACGAACCCGAAGCAGCTACTGCAACGTTGGATCAGGCCACCAGTCGACTTTCGAGAACCCAGTCTTTTCGCAAGAAGTCTATACCTGTCAATCCTCTTGATCTGGTTGATCATCCAGCGCACGCCTATGTGCTAACGTCAACAAGCTTGGTTACGGAATGCTGGCCCGCAGTTCTTGCAACCTGCTCGACATTCCTCAATGCTACTCTCGATACCGATTATTATCGTGCGTTAGTTCGAGCCATCCAAAAGTTTACTCAGGTTGCCGGACTTCTTAGACTCTCGACACCACGGGATGCATTTCTCACTACCATGGGCAAAGCAGCAGTTCCATCTAACTTATTGCTAGCGAATGTGTCGTCTATGGCATCCAGCGCAGGCGAAAAGACTAGTGTCTTCTCGAATGCGAAAGGAATGCTGAGCGTGGACAGTTTTGTGAGCCAGGCGACTTCCATGTCAACGGAAAAGAACCGCCACCCTTCGTATGATGCGTTGGTGCCTGCCTTGGGCCCTCGGAACTTGCTGTGTATACGAGCTCTTCTCAATCTAGCGATCGCACTAGGGCCAACGCTTCAATCGGCTTGGTCCATCATCTTTGAGACGCTTCAAGTTGCCGACTTGGTCATGGCGCTGTCAAGCCAGGCCAGTGGTCGCGCATCAGCGCCTGGAAGTCGTATGGATGCGGACGCCAACGCAGAAAAGTTGGAGGCAGAGACTTCAGCTGTTCAAAGCGCTGCTCGTAGACTGTTTGAGAGTACCGTTGACTTCCCTAACGAGTCCTTTTGCGAGGTATTACAGGCTCTGTGCTCACTTTTAAATGGCGCACCGTCTTCAGAAAGTGGATCAAGGACGCCGACTACTTCCGGTCGTCCGCAAATATTGCACCAGCGGCGTCTTGGTAGCGTCTCAGGCATTTCAACGAACTCGGACTCAAATGCTCGCGATTCGGCGTTCGCACTTAACAAGATCGGAGAGCTTGCAACCTTGAATGAAGCCAGGCTATCTCAATACGACCCTGCGGAAAGTGGTTGGGACATTCTGGTCAGAGAAGTCATACACTTTTCCACGGATGATCAAAAAGGTACGCCTACAAGGCTGCTGGCAGCCGATATTCTAGCAAGGACAGTCAAGGACATTGCAGAAATCTCCATGTCCGATGAAAATCGCGAAGATATTCAGGCCCGCATACTGGCTGCACTGCAGAAACAAATTGCTGATGTGCATCACAACAATCGGCATGGTGAAGACACTGTCAGTGAAACTGACATCAGGGTCCACCAGATAGCCCTCGAGGCTCTAAAGAGTGTAATTGAGCAATGTGGCGAATCATTAGTCGCCGGTTGGACCTCAGTTATTGGGAGTCTTATAAGCGTATTCGCGCCTCCATTACCCTTCGTACAGGAGAAACCCGGCGATATCGAACCCTCAGAAGCCACCAAGCACTCCAACACAAAACAGGACGTCATATCACGGTCTCTGGCTCGGTCCGCTTTTGCAACAACAAACCTTATCTGTTCGGATTTCATGACTGCCGTCCCAGATGCCTGCCTCTCGACACTCCTGGAATTGTTGCGCAGATTCTGTTCTCAACGAGAGGATTTGAACATGTCGCTGACT GCGATCACGTTCTTCTGGAATGTCTCGGACTACATACAATCCCGGACTGATCTTTCGTCACTTCCGCGAGTTCTCGATGAAGCTGTCGACCAGAACGCTATCAGAATCGCCGTGTCAATGCAGTCACAACAAGGGGATACTTCGGCATTATGGCTTCAAGTTTTGCTGAATCTGTCTTCTATAACAATCGATGAACGAGTTGAGGTGCGGAATTCGGCGATTCAAACGATTCAGAGGATATTCGAAAACTGCTCTGACCAGCTGTCATCGAATGCATGGCTGCTATGCCTGCGCACTATCCTTTTTGGTATGGTGGAAGCTAATTTGAACGTCCAACGGGATATCCGGAGCCAACCACCACGCAAAGGTCTTCGTAAGGACTGGGGAGAAACCACAAAGGTCGTTCTTCAGACTGTAGGCGTTCTCAATACGACGTATATGGAGAAACTTGAAGTATCTCAGCTTGGAGACGCATGGTCTGAACTCCTTGACCTTCTTCAACGATACTTCGTCTACCGCTCGCACACCCTGGGGGCTTCCGTATTTACCACTATAACGGGAGTCCTCTCACATACAGAAAGTTCCCATGTATGGAGTACGGAACCGCTTCTCAAGACTGCCATGGTATGGAAAAGCTACTTTACCTCTCCTGATGCATGGAGAGACACAGACAAAGAAGACAATCAGGATGCATTTGTTGCATACGCAGAGGCTTTCAAAGCCATCTACCGCCTGGCAGATCGACCGCTTGTTCAGGATTTGCCATCGATGCTCGCAAATCTTGAAGCCTGCATTGTCAACTCAGATGAAGTAGCCTACTCCTCTGATCTGGACAGCATGACCACATTACAGAGTCGGGTAATGGAGTGCCTATCGATGGTCAAAACTCAAGATACCGAGATACCGCCCTACCTGATACGCTTGTTGGGACGATTCATAACACTACCATACACATCGGTTGAGGACTTCCCAGATAAGCGCAGTCCAACGTTCGTCGCTCTCTCCAAGGCATCAATGACGCTTCTACAAGAGATTACAGTTAAGCATGTCAACGATGAAAATATATACAGCAGCAATGCCATGTCGTTCGCATTGATGAGCCTTGCAAGGCCGATACAGGAGAAGTACTCGTGGCAACGCGAAGGCAGAGCACCTACTCTATGGCAAAAAGCCACAAGGACCGCTATAGCTATCATGATACCTACTTTACCACTTATTAGGTCGCACAAGGAAACCTGGGCCACTATAGTGGAGATTGCTCAGTACATGACGCGAGCGCACTTCCCACGCGATGTGCCGGCCTCTCTTGAAAAAGATGAGCAGTTCGACGTGGATTCATTTACGCAACTCCGTGACCTTATCACTCTACCCCTCGGCTCTGGTTTACTTCCAGATATCTTCCGACGCACTTACACCCGCAATCTGTTTTCGACATCACTGGCTCACAGTCCTCTGCCAGGGGAACTAATTGATGTTAGCAGTTCTCCCCTCGATGAACTCTACAATATACGCTTAGGGCAGACTGCTGAGCTAGAGTGTTCGTCTCGACCATCCATGGGCTTTACCTGTCTTTCTGAGCTGTTCCGTCTGGTTGCGGTACAAGACAGTAGTGCCGAACGCGTCAAGCTGGCTCAAGCAGCAGCCCCGTACCTCATTCTTCGATGTGCTCTCCCGTTGAAGACTTACATCGCGGACCATCCTTTGCGGGGACGTATGCCAGCACCGGAGTCACAGAGACGCGAGCTGCTCTTTGTATTGAGCGAACTGGAGAAGCTAGAGAGCGAGCCACAGGCTATACCCGATGCCCCAGGGGTGCGTTCAAAACACAGGAGACATTTGCACAGGCTGTACCCATTGATAGTTAAAGCAACAAGAGTAGCCAGACGCGACGCTGAGGTGTTGGAGCAATTGGCGAGGCTGACGGATTTGGTTGGGGATGAGTTCGGATTGGAGAATGATTAA
- a CDS encoding RWD domain-containing protein, with product MGVDDQKEEREVLESIFPDEITDVSETEFRIAITLDDGRHEDEEREDEQPIIILNVAYPPDYPDEAPRLDVTQPPNAPKHPYLDIHEDKQRLLDSLKETIEENLGMAMVFTLVTVIKDSAELLITERQNAKQALVEIAAAKAEEEENKKFQGEADKKKRIVKEEKKLTGKELWQQGLVGKTEDDDDDEVDEVDVGKLKIEATS from the exons ATGGGTGTCGACGATCAGAAGGAGGAACGCGAGGTTCTTGAGTCCATCTTTCCCGACGAGATCACAG ATGTTTCCGAGACAGAGTTCCGAATCGCAATAACGCTCGACGATGGCCGAcatgaagacgaggagaggGAAGATGAGCAGC CAATCATCATCCTCAATGTCGCCTATCCTCCAGACTACCCCGACGAAGCCCCCCGACTCGACGTAACGCAACCGCCCAATGCGCCCAAACATCCCTATCTGGACATACACGAAGATAAGCAGCGGCTCCTCGACTCTCTCAAAGAGACGATAGAAGAAAATCTTGGCATGGCCATGGTCTTCACCCTCGTAACCGTCATCAAAGATAGTGCCGAACTGCTCATTACCGAACGCCAAAACGCAAAGCAAGCCCTCGTCGAGATAGCCGCTGCCAAGGctgaggaagaagagaacaAAAAGTTCCAAGGCGAAGCT gacaagaagaagagaattgtcaaggaagagaagaagttgACCGGAAAGGAGCTCTGGCAACAGGGCTTGGTAGGAAAGACAGaggatgacgatgacgatgaagTGGATGAAGTGGATGTGGGCAAATTGAAGATTGAGGCGACATCGTGA
- a CDS encoding fungal specific transcription factor — translation MSSTSPTDTINANDDMSPQNGSSNTAKRKSDDGAPGQQRSKRNRYISIACNECKRRKIKCNGNTPCQRCGNLSLKCDYQPNCCNNFKESDEFKQMSAHITSLQQQVDDLFHNLNTLRSHVEVQSNGSMGTPFNQEYRQTPMMPPQPERSQSRSFSKHPRFHGPTSNAFNVGVARSSLKTMGINAGDEGEDEGMLTHDATPRGSPLIENTVSPKRPMHTDKDPIWSVSKHEALRLVHVWHDEMGVMYPILEFDKLLRYTEMLFTFVEAAARSGLMQGALPGSDAMMDEQISILKLVLAITLVLEGGGKHPLGEKLFANVHKVVDRALSEPVSLHGITLLVLTAMYHFTRDDEALAWRISGLAARHCLELGLHRRDTYTTLFPDPEERATAIRMFWTIYVLDRRWSFGTGMPFALQDADIDNNLPKPDVPMQESTQAYINAMISYSVIGSKVWKSVSNVGHQDKINKEDISFLDFQVLNWHRSIPEPLKFVHPDSGRQVESPARLVHRLQVVLYLRANQMRIIIYRPVLHTANTIIEHMEFAHVVVKVAKDTIRILTYINQTSDIYRSQQTMFNYFLISALAVLFLAVAHAPAEFSQQSRDEFYMALELVRGLSSNSYVSKRLWKTIKTIKEVGPRLGLFIRNDETNDAHSSAAVAMAGLAGHSMDELALYSSGRNTGGVDTPNGMASDLTTLFEAAGGIFNLNGFGGSSSSELSNANGEFVNGFRQENDELAQILRDLF, via the exons ATGAGTTCGACATCGCCGACAGATACGATCAATGCGAACGACGACATGAGCCCGCAGAACGGTTCCAGTAATACTGCAAAACGGAAGAGTGACGATGGCGCTCCAGGACAACAGAGAAGCAAGAGAAATCGCTACATCTCCATTGCTTG CAATGAATGTAAGCGTCGTAAAATAAAGTGCAATGGGAACACGCCATGCCAACGTTGCGGGAACCTAAGCCTGAAGTGTGACTACCAGCCGAATTGCTGCAACAATTTCAAAGAAAGCGATGA ATTCAAGCAGATGTCAGCGCATATAACCTCTCTGCAGCAGCAAGTCGATGACCTATTTCATAACCTCAACACGCTCCGAAGCCACGTCGAAGTCCAAAGCAATGGCTCCATGGGTACGCCATTCAACCAAGAATACCGACAGACGCCCATGATGCCCCCGCAACCTGAACGCTCGCAATCCAGATCATTCAGCAAACACCCACGCTTTCACGGTCCAACATCGAACGCTTTCAATGTTGGAGTTGCTAGGTCGAGCTTGAAGACAATGGGCATAAACGCGGGTGATGAAGGTGAAGACGAAGGCATGTTGACACATGACGCAACACCACGAGGATCTCCTCTCATAGAGAATACTGTATCACCAAAACGTCCTATGCACACAGACAAAGACCCAATATGGTCTGTCTCCAAGCACGAGGCGCTTCGATTGGTCCATGTTTGGCACGACGAAATGGGCGTAATGTATCCAATTCTGGAGTTCGATAAACTCCTGCGCTATACAGAGATGCTTTTTACATTCGTAGAGGCTGCAGCTCGTTCGGGTCTTATGCAAGGCGCGCTTCCTGGATCGGATGCTATGATGGATGAACAAATCAGCATACTAAAGCTGGTACTCGCAATAACACTGGTATTGGAGGGCGGGGGAAAGCATCCTCTGGGCGAGAAGCTGTTCGCAAACGTGCATAAAGTCGTTGACAGGGCTTTGTCTGAGCCGGTTAGCCTTCATGGCATCACGTTGTTAGTGCTGACT GCCATGTATCACTTCACCAGAGACGACGAAGCATTGGCCTGGCGAATAAGTGGGCTAGCTGCGCGACACTGTCTGGAGCTAGGTCTCCATCGTCGCGATACCTACACCACTCTCTTTCCTGATCCAGAAGAGCGAGCGACAGCAATTCGCATGTTCTGGACTATCTACGTGCTCGATCGCCGCTGGAGTTTTGGCACTGGGATGCCCTTCGCCTTGCAAGATGCGGACATTGACAACAACCTTCCAAAGCCT GATGTACCGATGCAAGAATCTACGCAAGCATACATCAACGCCATGATTTCATATTCAGTTATCGGGTCGAAAGTATGGAAATCCGTTAGTAATGTCGGACACCAAGATAAAATCAACAAGGAAGACATCTCCTTCTTGGATTTCCAGGTCCTCAACTGGCATCGCAGTATTCCGGAACCTCTGAAATTCGTTCACCCTGATAGCGGGCGACAAGTCGAATCTCCAGCACGCTTAGTCCATCGTCTTCAAGTTGTGCTATACCTTCGGGCGAACCAGATGCGAATAATCATATACAGGCCAGTGTTACATACAGCAAACACCATCATAGAGCATATGGAATTTGCACATGTTGTCGTCAAGGTCGCCAAAGACACGATCCGGATACTGACGTACATCAACCAGACTTCGGACATCTACAGAAGTCAACAGACAATGTTCAACTACTTCCTCATATCGGCACTAGCCGTTCTCTTCCTGGCTGTCGCCCACGCACCAGCTGAGTTTAGCCAACAGTCTCGCGATGAATTTTACATGGCTTTGGAGCTAGTTCGTGGTCTCTCTTCCAATTCGTACGTCTCGAAACGGCTGTGGAAAACCATCAAGACGATCAAAGAGGTCGGACCACGCCTTGGTCTCTTCATCCGTAACGATGAAACTAATGATGCACATTCCTCTGCTGCTGTTGCGATGGCAGGTCTTGCTGGCCATTCAATGGATGAGCTTGCGCTGTACTCGAGCGGACGCAATACCGGCGGCGTAGATACGCCGAATGGAATGGCCAGTGACTTGACCACCCTGTTTGAAGCTGCTGGGGGCATCTTCAATCTGAACGGATTTGGTGGTTCATCGTCGTCGGAGCTGTCAAATGCCAATGGAGAGTTTGTGAACGGATTCAGGCAGGAGAATGATGAGTTAGCTCAGATCCTAAGGGATTTATTCTAA
- a CDS encoding Ubiquitin-protein ligase: protein MGAKVPRNFRLLEELEKGEKGLGAEACSYGLDNGDDLLMSDWNGTILGPPHSVHENRIYSVSIHCGPDYPDTPPEIKFTSKINLPCVNPQNGKVDASKLPCLAQWKRDFTMETILIELRRYMALPQNKKLPQPPEGTTF, encoded by the exons ATGGGTGCCAAAGTTCCGCGCAACTTCCGTCTGCTGGAGGAATTGGAGAAAGGCGAGAAGGGTCTCGGTGCCG AGGCTTGTTCATATGGACTTGATAACGGAGACGACCTTTTGATGTCAGACTGGAATGGCACCATCCTCGGCCCCCCACAC AGTGTTCACGAGAACCGCATCTACAGCGTTTCCATCCACTGCGGACCAGACTACCCAGACACGCCCCCCGAGATCAAGTTTACATCTAAAATCAACCTGCCCTGCGTCAACCCCCAGAACGGAAAG GTCGACGCGTCAAAGCTGCCGTGTCTGGCACAGTGGAAGAGGGACTTTACCATGGAAACTATACTCATAGAGCTTCGAAG ATACATGGCCCTTCCCCAAAACAAGAAGCTGCCACAGCCGCCCGAGGGCACAACATTCTAG
- a CDS encoding Complex1-LYR-1 multi-domain protein: MPQYLPPNKLTQHRVAAIALYRALLSRCSSDALPNNDNRVSLRNTIRNKFRRNRKIQSPYQLGLSFKAGYETLDRLDASAAGDETSTKLLAQLISQLPPALIRAPPIRPRRQASSTPPKERLACLPPERAVLNVRPYAKTSGPRHVPVLASANGTPFLRLTKPQPPALSRILRQRLQRKTDLFDAKVLLNNWWLPTCRQEDKWDDFLEEQLGEDKDSVKWIDAVRQAELQNQWAYERELRKDRDMTKDMQAIVDKEMELALKEGQTIVRGRKRRPILVIKPKS; this comes from the exons ATGCCCCAATATCTGCCGCCTAACAAGTTGACACAGCATCGCGTAGCAG CAATCGCTCTTTACCGGGCCTTGCTTTCGCGATGCTCTTCCGATGCGCTTCccaacaacgacaaccgCGTCTCGTTGCGTAACACAATTCGCAACAAGTTTCGGAGGAACAGAAAGATACAAAGCCCTTATCAGCTGGGACTAAGCTTCAAAGCTGGCTATGAA ACGCTCGACCGACTCGATGCCTCCGCTGCGGGAGATGAGACCAGCACAAAGTTGCTGGCGCAACTGATTTCCCAATTACCGCCTGCTCTAATACGTGCGCCTCCGATAAGGCCTCGTCGACAAGCGTCGTCTACACCTCCCAAAGAACGACTCGCGTGTCTTCCTCCAGAACGAGCCGTCCTGAATGTGCGCCCCTACGCGAAGACGTCTGGGCCCCGCCACGTCCCAGTACTTGCCTCGGCAAATGGTACCCCCTTCCTTCGCCTTACAAAGCCGCAGCCACCAGCCCTAAGTCGCATTCTCCGTCAACGACTACAACGAAAGACGGATTTGTTTGACGCCAAAGTTCTTCTGAACAATTGGTGGCTCCCAACGTGTCGACAGGAGGACAAGTGGGATGACTTCCTGGAAGAGCAGTTGGGAGAAGACAAGGATTCTGTCAAGTGGATTGATGCAGTTCGGCAAGCAGAACTGCAGAATCAGTGGGCGTACGAAAGGGAGTTACGGAAGGATCGGGACATGACGAAGGACATGCAAGCAATTGTAGACAAGGAGATGGAGCTGGCTTTGAAGGAGGGACAAACAATCGTTAGAGGGAGAAAGAGGAGACCTATACTAGTGATAAAGCCGAAGTCATGA
- a CDS encoding SKB2, Casein kinase II, beta subunit: protein MSSSSQVTESWIASFCGLLGHEYFAEVSEDFIEDDFNLTGLQSQVPIVIESSAELLYGLIHQRYITSRPGIQQMAEKYELQHFGTCPRVNCNSCKVLPVGLNDSPGHETVKLFCPSCLDVYTPPNSRFQTVDGAFFGTTFPSLFFMTFTDLDIGGGLRNNTSNTIDALQQLQSQSADGKARNTTPSNVTSINGVAPHNLAPGLGTGSIYEPRIYGFRVSERARSGPRMKWLRMRPTDVTELDEMRRYWEEHDEDADRPDDDDLNMVDVAEGGKGTPVDRRKKAIRTRRRPTNGSNAAGGSPMDTNGVGAAAG from the exons ATGTCGTCTTCGTCGCAGGTCACTGAGTCGTGGATCGCGTCCTTCTGCGGGCTCTTGGGCCACGAGTACTTTGCTGAGGTCTCTGAGGACTTCATCGAGGATGACTTCAATCTGACGGGCCTACAATCGCAAGTGCCCAT TGTGATAGAGAGTTCTGCTGAGCTACTCTATGGACTCATACATCAGCGTTACATCACCTCACGACCAGGTATACAACAGATGGCCGAGAAGTACGAGCTTCAACATTTCGGTACCTGTCCACGCGTAAACTGCAACTCGTGCAAAGTACTTCCTGTAGGCCTCAACGATAGCCCCGGCCACGAGACTGTCAAGCTCTTCTGCCCGTCCTGCTTGGATGTTTACACCCCGCCCAACTCGCGTTTTCAGACCGTCGATGGAGCCTTCTTTGGCACCACATTCCCCTCGCTCTTCTTCATGACATTCACCGATCTCGATATCGGCGGCGGTCTGCGCAACAACACATCAAACACCATCGATGCGTTACAGCAACTACAATCACAGAGCGCCGACGGAAAGGCGAGAAATACCACCCCTTCGAATGTCACGTCCATCAACGGAGTCGCGCCGCACAATCTCGCACCTGGTCTTGGTACAGGCAGCATATACGAGCCACGCATCTACGGTTTCCGCGTCAGCGAACGCGCACGATCGGGCCCTCGAATGAAGTGGCTACGAATGCGGCCTACAGATGTCACCGAGCTTGATGAAATGAGGCGGTATTGGGAAGAACACGATGAGGACGCAGATCGGCCAGATGACGACGATCTCAATATGGTTGATGTAGCAGAAGGCGGAAAAGGCACGCCGGTAGATCGAAGGAAAAAGGCTATCCGAACACGGCGACGACCGACAAACGGATCGAATGCCGCAGGAGGTAGCCCGATGGACACAAACGGTGTTGGCGCAGCTGCAGGCTAG